The sequence GTCGTGAAGAACCGCAAGGACGATTGGGCGACCAGCGCCGAAGAACGTGCCGAACTCGAACGTGCCCTCGCCGACATCGAACGGAAGAAGGCAGCGGCCGAGCGCGAGCGGTGACGGTCGCCGACTATCTGCCGGGATGGCCACACTCAACCGGAAAGTGCCCCTCGGTCAGTCCGTTTGTCCCGGATCACGTTCCGGGAGTGGGCGTTCGGGGATGCTCGGGCGACCGACCGGATGACGGACCCGGCGCTTGGCGGCCAGATAGACACCGGCGGTCCGCTCGGCGACCTCGCTCCAGGAGAACTCCTCGGTGAGCCGGTCGCGTGCCCGGACCGCACGGGTGGCCGCGGCCGCCGGGTCGCTCAGCGCAGCGCGGACCGCGGTCGCGATGCCGGCCACGTCGCCCGGCGCGAAGGTGAGGCCGGTCGTCGTGTCGGTCACCGCTTCACCGAGACCGCCCGCCGTCGACACCACGAGCGGCGCGCCGGTGGCCGCCGCCTCGAGCGCCACGATCCCGAACGGCTCGTAGCGGCTGGGCAGCACGATGGCTGCACAACGATGCATGAGATCGACGAGACCCTGGTGGTCGACGGCCCCGAGGAACCTGACGGACTTGGTCACGCGGTGCCGCCGCGTCTGTTCGATCAGCCACTCTTCCTGTGTGCCGGTCCCGGCGATGGTCAGGGTCGTCCCGGGCTGCGTCCGACGGATGCGGGGGAGCGCGGCCAGCAGGTCCTGGACGCCTTTCTCGTATTCCAGGCGTCCGGCGAACAACAGCTCTGGCGGGCCGGAGCGCATCGGTCGCGGCGCGAACGGCCAGGTCCTGATGTCGATGCCGTTGTGTATCACCGAGATGTCGGGCAGGTCGGGCCCGAAGAGGCGCGTGACCTCGTCGCGCATCGACGTCGAACACGTGATCAGCGAATCCGACTCGCTCGCCAGCCACCATTCCACGGAGTGCACCTGCCGGTTGGTCGGTCCGCTGACCCAACCACTGTGCCTACCGGCCTCGGTGGCGTGGATGGTCGAGACCAGCGGAACGTCGAAGAACTCGGCGAGTGCGATGGCCGGGTGCGCCACCAGCCAGTCGTGGGCATGCACGACGTCGGGCTGCCAGCTTTGTACACCGGGTGAGTTGCCTTCGCCGGCAAGCATTCTCAGTCCGGTGCGTACAAAAGCGTGGCCCATCGCCAGTGTCCAGGCCATCATGTCGCGGCCGAACTCGAACTCCGGGGGATCTTCGGCTGCGGCGATGACGCGGACGCCGTCGACTCGGGAGTCGGTGGTCGGGTGACTCACCGCGTCCGTGCCGGTCGGACGCCGAGTGAGCACCACGATGTCATGTCCCTGAGCGGCGAGTTCGGTCGTCAGATGGTGAACGTGACGGCCCAGACCGCCGACCACCACAGGTGGGTACTCCCACGAGACGATCAAGATCCTCATCTGCCATCCCCCGTCGCGGTCATCCCCCGGCCCCGTGGACCGCGTCCCTCGTGTGTGATCGTCGTGCATCGAGCCCGGCGAACAGATTGTCGGCGCGCGCCCAGGCGTCGGCGAGGCGGCCGGCCAGGTCGTGACGGCCCCGGAGGGCGGCGTCGCAGATCTCCCGGGTCGCGTGCGCATGCTTGTGTGCCCGTTCGACAGCGTAGTTGGCCGCGGTGTTCTTGGAGACCATGAACGGCCAGTCGGAGGCCACCGTCAGCAGGGTCTCCCGGAGGATCTGATCGGCCACCCGGTTGCGCCCGGCCGGGCGACCGGCGGCCGCGACCCCGGGGGCGAGGATCTTGTCGACCGTCGCCAGTGCGGTCTCGGTGACCTCCGCGTTCAGGGTGACGAGATGCTCGACCTGCGGCCCGTTCCACACCCGCCAGTCCTTGCCGGATCCCCACGACGACGCCGGCAGGTGCGCCGGTGTGCCCACGAAGCCGTCGCGCCGTGCCGACGCGAGGGTGCCGACCTCGACGCCTGCTTCGGGCAGTCGCCGTAGGACGCGCTCGAGCCAAACCGGGCCCTCGTGCCACCAGTGGCCGAACAACTCGGTGTCGAAGGCGGCCACCACCAGCGCCGGACGCCCCTGCCGCGCCGACTCGTCGACGAGTCGGCGGCGCACGTGATCGACGAAATCGTCGACGTGCCGGTCGATCACGGCGTCCACGCGAGCCGGGTCGTACGGCTTCTTGTCGGCCGACTCGACACCTCGACCGGTCACCCGGGCCGGCTTCAGGCCGGTGGCGTGATCATAGGTGTGGAAGTCCCGGTAGGCGGCGTGGCCCGGGTAACCCGACTTGGGCGACCACACCCGGTAGCTGATGCTCAGATCCCGGCCGAACGCGACGACATCGCTGTCACCGACCGGCCTGCCGAGTGCCGTGTCGCCCTTGAGCGTCGGCCCGTCCACCATGAAATGGCCGACGCCCGCCGCGGAGTACTCGGTCTCCATCCCCGGGGCGAAGGCGCATTCCGGAGCCCAGATGCCTCCGGGACGAGACGCCCACCGCGCTCGTGCGTCCGCCAGACC is a genomic window of Gordonia sp. SID5947 containing:
- a CDS encoding glycosyltransferase family 4 protein; translated protein: MRILIVSWEYPPVVVGGLGRHVHHLTTELAAQGHDIVVLTRRPTGTDAVSHPTTDSRVDGVRVIAAAEDPPEFEFGRDMMAWTLAMGHAFVRTGLRMLAGEGNSPGVQSWQPDVVHAHDWLVAHPAIALAEFFDVPLVSTIHATEAGRHSGWVSGPTNRQVHSVEWWLASESDSLITCSTSMRDEVTRLFGPDLPDISVIHNGIDIRTWPFAPRPMRSGPPELLFAGRLEYEKGVQDLLAALPRIRRTQPGTTLTIAGTGTQEEWLIEQTRRHRVTKSVRFLGAVDHQGLVDLMHRCAAIVLPSRYEPFGIVALEAAATGAPLVVSTAGGLGEAVTDTTTGLTFAPGDVAGIATAVRAALSDPAAAATRAVRARDRLTEEFSWSEVAERTAGVYLAAKRRVRHPVGRPSIPERPLPERDPGQTD
- a CDS encoding glycoside hydrolase family 57 protein gives rise to the protein MTPASGAAVPGRFTLVLHSHLPWLANHGRWPVGEEWLYQSWASSYLPLFAMLRRLADDGAVHQLSLGITPVLAAQLDDPHCATSMYEWLADWQLRAVEAAIAPDPARRALGNREYRAAAEAMTEFETYWRHGASPQIRSLASSGVVEILGGPLAHPFAPLLDRRLRQFSLAEGLADARARWASRPGGIWAPECAFAPGMETEYSAAGVGHFMVDGPTLKGDTALGRPVGDSDVVAFGRDLSISYRVWSPKSGYPGHAAYRDFHTYDHATGLKPARVTGRGVESADKKPYDPARVDAVIDRHVDDFVDHVRRRLVDESARQGRPALVVAAFDTELFGHWWHEGPVWLERVLRRLPEAGVEVGTLASARRDGFVGTPAHLPASSWGSGKDWRVWNGPQVEHLVTLNAEVTETALATVDKILAPGVAAAGRPAGRNRVADQILRETLLTVASDWPFMVSKNTAANYAVERAHKHAHATREICDAALRGRHDLAGRLADAWARADNLFAGLDARRSHTRDAVHGAGG